Sequence from the Nocardia brasiliensis genome:
AGGCGCGCGCGTCCGGTGTGGACTCGGTGCAACTGGTCGTCGGCCTGGTCGAGGAGCTGCCGTTCGCCGACGGCGCGTTCGATCTCGTCACGTGCACGCGGGCGCTGCACCACATCAAGCGGCCCGAACTCGCGGTGGCCGAGATGGCGCGGGTGGTGCGTCCCGGCGGTCATGTGGTGGTCGCGGACAACGTGACCGGGTACACCGGTGAACTCCACGAGCGGGTCGAGGAGATCCAGCGGATGCGCGATCCCGGACACTCGTCGACACTTACTGAGGAAGAACTCGTCGAACTCCTGCGCGGTAACGCGCTCGAGGTCGTGGAATGCCATCGCACCAGCAGCTTGCGCCCGCTGGACCAGTGGCTCGAAGACGGTGGCACCGACCAGGTGGCGGCCGCGGAGATCCGGCGGCGCCTTGCCGCGCTCGGGCCGGCGGGCGAGGTCGAGTTCGGCAGCGGCTTCGTCCGTGACGACGGTGTGGTCGTCGGTCTCCGGCAGGCGATGTCGTGGATCAGGGCCGATCGCAGCAATGCGTTGTAACACGGGAACACCCGGCAACGTCCTAGCATGAAACACACTGATACCTGGGGGTCCCCGTGGACATCGCCGCACTGGATGCCGCAATCGACGAGCCGGAACTCATCGAGTTCACCCGAGATCTGGTCCGCACTCATTCGGTGAACGAGCCGGGCCGGGGCGAGCGCGCGGTCGCGGACTTCCTGCTCGCCAAGATCGGTGAATGGGGTTGGCAACCGGAGCTGTTCGACGCGGACGGACGCCCCAACATCGCGGTGACACTGTCCGGGGGCGGCGGTCCCGGACCGACCCTCGCCTTCGAGGGGCACATGGACGTGGTCGCCGAGGGGGACCGCCGCCAATGGAGCGTCGATCCCTACGGCGGGGAGATCCGCGACGGCAAGCTCTACGGCCGCGGTTCCGCCGACATGAAATCCGGTGTCGCGGCAATGCTGTACGGCACCAGGGCCTTGCAGCGGTGCGGGCCGTTTCCCGGCCGGATCCGCCTGCTGCTGCTCGCCGACGAGGAGGGGATGATGTCGGGGGCGAAAGCGGCTGTGGCCCAAGGCTTCGTCCGCGATGTGGACGGGGTCGTGTGCTGTGAGCCGGAGGGCGACGAGGTGTGCCCGGTTTCGAAGGGCGCGATTCGGCTGCGGGTCGACTTCACCGGCGTGATGAGCCACGGCGCGATGCCGTGGCAGGGCCGGAACACGTTGCCCGCCATGGCCCGTGCGCTGCTCGGCCTGGAGGCGCTGGCGGACAGGCTGGTACAGGAGGTCGGTTCCCGGCCGCCGCTCGGCGCGCCATCGATCACCCCGACGGTGGTGCGCGCGGGAACCACCGATCAGCTCAACACGATTCCCGCCGTCAGCTCGATGTTCCTCGATGTGCGCACGGTGCCGGGCGTGGATCACGAGACGCTGCTGAAGAACATCGGCGAGTGCGTCGACACCGCGGCGCGCGGGTGCGGGATCGGCGCGGCGGTCACGGTGATCGACGATCGCCCGTGGGTCGAGACCGATCCGGACTCACCGTTGGTCACTGCGCTGGTCCGCGCGCACGAAATAGTCAACGGGGTCCGGCCGGAACTGGGGGCCGTCCCCGGTACCACCGACGGTACTATCCTCACCTGCCGGTCCGGCGTCGCGAGCGCCGTGTACGGACCGGGCGGCAAGTGGATCGCGCACATGGCCGACGAATACGTCGAGGTGCGCGACCTCAAGCGCTATGCGTTGACGTATGCGGTTGCGGCACAGGAATTCCTGCGCGGCGGCCCGGTCTCGTGAGCACCGCGGCGGCGGGCGGGACCAGGCTGCCTCTGACCCCGGGACAGCATCTCTTGGATTTCCTGGAGTCCATCCGTCCCGGCGGCGCGGCGGCGGCCTTCAACATCGCGTTCCGGCTCACCGTCGACGGGCCGCTGGACCGGCGGCGGCTGTTCGACGCGCTCACCCGCACGGTCGAGCGGCACGAGGCGCTGCGCACCGCGCTTGTCCGGGGGCGCGGCATGTCCGAGCAGGTCATCTGCGCCGACGCGGTGCCGGAGATCACCGTGCTCGCGCTGCCGATGGCCGCGGCGGAGGTGGCAGCGCTGCTGGTCGAGCACAACAACACACCCTTCGATCTCGCGCGTGCGCCGTTGCTGCGCGCCCTGCTCCTGGAAGACCCGCCGCGGGATCGAAGGTTGCTCCAGGTCACGGTGCATCACAGCGTGGCCGACGCCTGGTCGCTGGAGGTGCTCAAACGCGATATCGGACGGTACTACCGCGCGGCCGACGGGTCGGCACCGGACCCCGCGCCGCCCCCGGTGGGCTATCGGCAGCTGGTGCTCGACGAATTGGCCGCGCTGGAGTCGCAGGAGGCGGCCGCGGCCCGGGGGTTCTGGCCGGAATACCTTGGCGCGCTGGAAGTTCTGCAGATATCGGCGAAGAATGCGGAGGTGGCATCGGACCAGCCCGCGGTCACCAGTCGCGGCGATCGCGCCCTGACGACCGCGCAGACCGCGCGGTTGCGCACCATGGCCG
This genomic interval carries:
- a CDS encoding class I SAM-dependent methyltransferase; the encoded protein is MNQSRFAEIAQSYAGGQARRLDGELLAEIIRPLGVEHVLDVATGTAAAAAVVAKSGVRKRIVGVDSSAAMLRQARASGVDSVQLVVGLVEELPFADGAFDLVTCTRALHHIKRPELAVAEMARVVRPGGHVVVADNVTGYTGELHERVEEIQRMRDPGHSSTLTEEELVELLRGNALEVVECHRTSSLRPLDQWLEDGGTDQVAAAEIRRRLAALGPAGEVEFGSGFVRDDGVVVGLRQAMSWIRADRSNAL
- a CDS encoding M20 family metallopeptidase yields the protein MDIAALDAAIDEPELIEFTRDLVRTHSVNEPGRGERAVADFLLAKIGEWGWQPELFDADGRPNIAVTLSGGGGPGPTLAFEGHMDVVAEGDRRQWSVDPYGGEIRDGKLYGRGSADMKSGVAAMLYGTRALQRCGPFPGRIRLLLLADEEGMMSGAKAAVAQGFVRDVDGVVCCEPEGDEVCPVSKGAIRLRVDFTGVMSHGAMPWQGRNTLPAMARALLGLEALADRLVQEVGSRPPLGAPSITPTVVRAGTTDQLNTIPAVSSMFLDVRTVPGVDHETLLKNIGECVDTAARGCGIGAAVTVIDDRPWVETDPDSPLVTALVRAHEIVNGVRPELGAVPGTTDGTILTCRSGVASAVYGPGGKWIAHMADEYVEVRDLKRYALTYAVAAQEFLRGGPVS
- a CDS encoding condensation domain-containing protein; protein product: MSTAAAGGTRLPLTPGQHLLDFLESIRPGGAAAAFNIAFRLTVDGPLDRRRLFDALTRTVERHEALRTALVRGRGMSEQVICADAVPEITVLALPMAAAEVAALLVEHNNTPFDLARAPLLRALLLEDPPRDRRLLQVTVHHSVADAWSLEVLKRDIGRYYRAADGSAPDPAPPPVGYRQLVLDELAALESQEAAAARGFWPEYLGALEVLQISAKNAEVASDQPAVTSRGDRALTTAQTARLRTMAARLRATPFMVLAAAYGFVLGHLCGCAAYLMPTFGHGRRDPRLRESVAMLFNPFVIRFSWSPEQTFADLVASFKRNSLSAYRFQWYPFIEVLELCQDLSVSLVDPGSALFPVQMLNVPKTPTGTALFGPDCVAAEYAVRHTAVGNVLPIDGLLTVKGSDAAMSMTFNAAQRLWNDRLAASMCASVLGVCLAAAQDSEVTLRHLTRIVDGHFGGNGWSI